In a genomic window of Carassius gibelio isolate Cgi1373 ecotype wild population from Czech Republic chromosome A3, carGib1.2-hapl.c, whole genome shotgun sequence:
- the LOC127941211 gene encoding protein Tob1-like yields MQLEIQVALNFIISYLYNKLPRRRVNIFGEELERQLKQKYEGHWYPDKPYKGSGFRCIHVGEKVDPVVEQAAKESGLDIEDVRNNLPQDLSVWIDPFEVSYQIGEKGPVKVLYVDDSNENGLELDKEIKNSFNPEAQVFMPISEPLGMSPTSSSPSPPFGQSAAVSPTFMRRSTQPLTFTTASFAATKFGSTKMKTNGRNANKVTRNSPTNLGLNVNNILKQKAMSTSMHSLYGVGLGGQPQKPSALSPNAKEFVFPNLQGQGSPSAMFPGETSLNLSPLPYNNAFDVFTAYGGLNEKSLMESLNFSLSNMQYSNQQFQPVMAN; encoded by the coding sequence ATGCAGCTTGAAATCCAAGTAGCACTCAACTTCATAATTTCTTACTTGTACAATAAGCTGCCCAGGCGACGTGTCAACATTTTCGGCGAGGAGTTGGAGCGACAGCTGAAACAGAAATACGAGGGACATTGGTACCCGGACAAGCCATACAAAGGGTCTGGATTCAGGTGTATACATGTCGGGGAGAAAGTGGACCCAGTTGTAGAGCAAGCAGCCAAAGAAAGTGGGTTGGACATTGAGGATGTCCGCAACAACCTGCCTCAGGACCTTAGTGTCTGGATTGATCCTTTCGAGGTGTCTTATCAGATTGGGGAGAAGGGACCCGTTAAGGTGCTCTATGTGGACGACAGTAATGAGAATGGACTGGAGTTGGACAAGGAGATCAAGAACAGCTTTAACCCAGAGGCCCAGGTCTTCATGCCCATTAGCGAACCCCTAGGCATGTCCCCCACCTCCAGTTCCCCGTCCCCACCGTTCGGCCAGTCGGCGGCGGTCAGCCCTACCTTCATGCGCCGTTCCACGCAACCTTTAACCTTTACCACTGCCAGCTTCGCCGCCACCAAATTCGGCTCCACGAAAATGAAAACCAATGGGCGGAATGCCAACAAGGTGACCCGAAACTCCCCCACCAACCTGGGCCTGAATGTAAACAACATCCTGAAGCAGAAAGCCATGTCCACATCCATGCATTCTCTCTACGGCGTCGGCTTGGGCGGTCAGCCGCAGAAGCCCTCTGCCCTGTCTCCCAACGCCAAGGAGTTTGTGTTCCCCAATCTCCAGGGGCAGGGCAGCCCAAGTGCAATGTTCCCTGGGGAAACGTCCCTCAATCTCAGCCCTCTCCCGTACAATAATGCCTTTGATGTGTTCACCGCCTATGGGGGCCTTAATGAGAAGTCCCTCATGGAGAGTCTGAATTTCAGCTTGAGCAACATGCAGTATTCTAACCAGCAATTCCAGCCAGTGATGGCCAACTAG